A genomic window from Vigna radiata var. radiata cultivar VC1973A chromosome 2, Vradiata_ver6, whole genome shotgun sequence includes:
- the LOC106755915 gene encoding putative anthocyanidin reductase isoform X2 encodes MPLSEILSLHLLSLWKGGDQLRFFKADLNEEGSFDEAVKGCVGVFHVAASMEFNVSEKENNEFFVQENIIDPAIKGTINLLKSCLKSNSVKRVVFTSSISTITARDSNGNWKPMVDESCQIQPKNVLNTQASGWVYALSKLLTEDAAFQFAKDNGIDLVSIITSTVAGPFFTASVPKSVKVLLSPLTGETEYFKILSSVNARMGSIALVHIEDICRAHMFLMEHAKAEGRYICSSQSYTLSNLTTLLSRVYSCSNICMKVEKVYDKVLSDISSKKLEDLGFSYKHGLEDIIYQTVTCCLDCSYLPPV; translated from the exons ATGCCACTGTCAGAGATCCTG TCATTGCATCTTCTGTCCCTGTGGAAGGGTGGTGAccaattgagatttttcaaagcGGATTTGAATGAAGAAGGAAGCTTCGATGAGGCTGTAAAAGGGTGTGTTGGTGTGTTCCATGTTGCTGCCTCAATGGAATTCAATGTTAGtgagaaagaaaacaatg AGTTTTTTGTTCAAGAAAACATAATTGACCCTGCTATCAAAGGAACCATAAACCTTCTCAAGTCTTGTTTGAAATCCAATTCTGTGAAAAGGGTTGTCTTCACATCTTCCATTAGTACAATCACTGCCAGAGATAGCAATGGAAATTGGAAACCAATGGTAGATGAATCTTGccaaattcaaccaaaaaaTGTGTTGAATACTCAAGCAAGTGGATGG GTTTATGCACTTTCAAAGCTTCTCACAGAAGATGCAGCATTTCAATTTGCAAAAGATAATGGCATTGATCTTGTCTCAATAATCACAAGCACTGTTGCAGGCCCTTTCTTCACTGCTAGTGTACCAAAAAGTGTTAAAGTTCTTTTGTCCCCTTTAACAG GTGAAActgagtatttcaaaatattatcttCTGTAAATGCAAGAATGGGATCAATAGCTTTAGTTCACATTGAAGATATATGCAGAGCTCACATGTTCCTGATGGAGCATGCCAAAGCAGAAGGCAGATACATATGCAGCAGCCAAAGTTATACATTGTCTAACTTAACCACTCTTCTTTCCAGAGTGTATTCATGTTCTAACATCTGCATGAAGGTTGAAAAAGTTTATGACAAAGTTCTCTCTGACATCTCATCAAAGAAGCTAGAAGATTTGGGGTTTAGCTACAAGCATGGCCTTGAAGatataatttatcaaacagttacATGTTGCTTAGACTGCAGTTATTTACCTCCTGTTTAG
- the LOC106755915 gene encoding putative anthocyanidin reductase isoform X1 — MEEVMKKNGEVVQRGKYCVTGSTGYIGSWLVEALLQRGCTVHATVRDPAKSLHLLSLWKGGDQLRFFKADLNEEGSFDEAVKGCVGVFHVAASMEFNVSEKENNEFFVQENIIDPAIKGTINLLKSCLKSNSVKRVVFTSSISTITARDSNGNWKPMVDESCQIQPKNVLNTQASGWVYALSKLLTEDAAFQFAKDNGIDLVSIITSTVAGPFFTASVPKSVKVLLSPLTGETEYFKILSSVNARMGSIALVHIEDICRAHMFLMEHAKAEGRYICSSQSYTLSNLTTLLSRVYSCSNICMKVEKVYDKVLSDISSKKLEDLGFSYKHGLEDIIYQTVTCCLDCSYLPPV, encoded by the exons ATGGAGGAAGTAATGAAGAAGAATGGAGAAGTTGTTCAAAGAGGCAAATACTGTGTGACAGGTTCCACAGGGTATATTGGTTCATGGCTGGTGGAAGCTCTTCTTCAAAGGGGTTGCACAGTTCATGCCACTGTCAGAGATCCTG CAAAGTCATTGCATCTTCTGTCCCTGTGGAAGGGTGGTGAccaattgagatttttcaaagcGGATTTGAATGAAGAAGGAAGCTTCGATGAGGCTGTAAAAGGGTGTGTTGGTGTGTTCCATGTTGCTGCCTCAATGGAATTCAATGTTAGtgagaaagaaaacaatg AGTTTTTTGTTCAAGAAAACATAATTGACCCTGCTATCAAAGGAACCATAAACCTTCTCAAGTCTTGTTTGAAATCCAATTCTGTGAAAAGGGTTGTCTTCACATCTTCCATTAGTACAATCACTGCCAGAGATAGCAATGGAAATTGGAAACCAATGGTAGATGAATCTTGccaaattcaaccaaaaaaTGTGTTGAATACTCAAGCAAGTGGATGG GTTTATGCACTTTCAAAGCTTCTCACAGAAGATGCAGCATTTCAATTTGCAAAAGATAATGGCATTGATCTTGTCTCAATAATCACAAGCACTGTTGCAGGCCCTTTCTTCACTGCTAGTGTACCAAAAAGTGTTAAAGTTCTTTTGTCCCCTTTAACAG GTGAAActgagtatttcaaaatattatcttCTGTAAATGCAAGAATGGGATCAATAGCTTTAGTTCACATTGAAGATATATGCAGAGCTCACATGTTCCTGATGGAGCATGCCAAAGCAGAAGGCAGATACATATGCAGCAGCCAAAGTTATACATTGTCTAACTTAACCACTCTTCTTTCCAGAGTGTATTCATGTTCTAACATCTGCATGAAGGTTGAAAAAGTTTATGACAAAGTTCTCTCTGACATCTCATCAAAGAAGCTAGAAGATTTGGGGTTTAGCTACAAGCATGGCCTTGAAGatataatttatcaaacagttacATGTTGCTTAGACTGCAGTTATTTACCTCCTGTTTAG